The following nucleotide sequence is from Azoarcus sp. CIB.
CGTCGGCCCGCAGATGCTGCAGACGGATCATCCGGCCCCCTTCATGACCTTCACCTTCGAAGTCGCGGAGGAGTGGAAGACGCGTGTGCCCGAGGTCGTGCACGAGGACGGCACTTCGCGCGCCCAAGTGCTCAAGCGCGAGTTCAACCCGCGTTACTACGACCTGATGAAGGAACTGGAGAAGCTCACCGGCAACGGCGTCGTGCTCAACACCTCGCTCAACCGCCGCGGCGAGCCCATGATCTGCTCGCCGACGGACGCGCTGAACATGTTCTTCGGCTCGGACCTGCAGTACCTGATCATGGAGGACGTGCTGGTCGTGAAGGAGGGCGCGGCCCTTGGCTGAACGCCGCATCCTGCAGTTCTGCCACTGCCACTACGGCCCGTTCGCTGATGTCGCGCGCCAGTACGCGGTCCTGTTCAAGGATTCGCCGTACAAGGTCACGACCGTCTATCTGACCGATCCGGCGAGCGACGAAGTCACCGCGCTGTCGGCGTCCGACGAGGTGATCTACCTCGACTACGACGGCGCCGACGTGCGCGGACTCAAGCTCGACGCGATGCGCCGCGTGCGCGAGATCATCGCCGGGCGCGACTTCGCGCTGATCCTCGCGCACCGCTTCAAGCCCATCCACATCTCGTGTTGGGGGACGAAGCTCCCGGTGATCGGCGTGCATCACGCCTTCGGTGACTACGAGCGCCTGACGCACAAGCTTTTTGCGCGCTGGTTCGGCAAGCGCCTCGGCCTGCTGGGGGTGTCCGATGCGATCCGCGACGACATCCGCCGCGGCGTGCCGTCATGGCCGGCCGACCGCATCGAGACGCTGCACAATCGCATCGACGTGGACGCCGTGCGTGCCGAAGTGCTGCCGCGCGAGGCGGCGCGCGAACTGCTCGGCCTGCCGC
It contains:
- a CDS encoding glycosyltransferase, producing MAERRILQFCHCHYGPFADVARQYAVLFKDSPYKVTTVYLTDPASDEVTALSASDEVIYLDYDGADVRGLKLDAMRRVREIIAGRDFALILAHRFKPIHISCWGTKLPVIGVHHAFGDYERLTHKLFARWFGKRLGLLGVSDAIRDDIRRGVPSWPADRIETLHNRIDVDAVRAEVLPREAARELLGLPRDAFVVGNVGRLHPDKDQATLLRGFARALPDLPAEVILTILGKGRLEASLRKLAGELGIAERVRFLGQVPNARRAFSAFDMFALSSDHEPFGMVLLEAMAARVPVIATDCGGAPEVVGDVGTLFPLGDAAALARGLVAGARMPAAEREAIVERGIERLYAHFSDEAARRRFFALPMVRAVLGEPDWMR